The Sphaerochaeta globosa str. Buddy region GACCACCCTGTAGAGGGTAGATTGGGAAAACCCTTTTACCGGAAACATATTGTATATAGCAACTTTTTCCTCTTTGGTCTAGGGGAATGCTCCATTTTGTCCGATTGCCGGTCGGCCTTTCATCTGCTACCATGCAAGGGCGGAGGCCGTAAGTGACCATCTTTTGTTATCCCAACTGTTCAACCTGCAAGCGTGCCATTGCGTATTTGGAAAGCAACGGCATTTCCTATAGCTATAGGAACATACAGACTCAGAGACCCGACAAACGAGAACTTGAAGCCATCATCAGACAAAGTGGTAAGGACAGTAAGAAATTTTTCAATACCAGCGGCCAAGTATACCGAAGCTTGGCCCTCAAGGAAAAGCTGTCGCACCTGAAGGATGACCAGATCCTGGAGCTGCTCAGTTCCGACGGCATGCTGGTAAAAAGGCCCTTGCTCGTCTGTGAACAAGGGGTGCTCGTTGGATTCAAGGAATCGGAATGGGACGCCTTTTTTATCAGACGAGGCGATGCATCATGATGTCAAGATCGCCGTACGTACCGTCCTTGTACTTCATGCCGTACTCGATGGTACCGCACTTGGAGAAATTGAGCTTTTTATAGAGATCGATGGCTTTGTGGTTAAGGGAAACTACTTCCAGTTCCATCTGTTCATAGCCTGCTTGCCTTGCAGTTTGCAGCAACGTTTGCATGAGCAAGGTCCCGATGCCCTTGTGCTGGAATTCAGGGGCGACCGAGAGACCGCATTGGGCTCGATGGGCCATGCGCTTCATCGATGCAACTGGTGCAAAATCACACAAGCCGATGAGCTGTCCGCCGGACATGGCGCCAATGATGACGCGCTTGTCATCAGAGTTGGCCTTCTCAATCCATGCCGTTTCTTCGTCAACGGTTATAACCCACTCTTCAATTTCGCGTGCCAGAAAGCGAGAGGAGGAATACATAGTGGCCACATAGGCTATCGCCAGCGGGGCATCCGTGTTTTCCAGCGAACGCAGCTGTACGATTGTTCCATCCTGAAGTTTGTGCTCAATTGCTTCAATTTTCATGGCAGAAGCATACCAACTCTTTATTTTTCGTGCAAGAAGCAGACAATGGGAGAAAATTTCCATCCTCTAGGCTGTCGGGATTTTCATTCTTGGTATAGTATCGAGGTATGAACACACTGACTGTCGACCAATCAGGCAAGGGGCATTACTGCAGCATCCAGGAAGCATTGGATGCCGTTCCCTATGCTGAACAGGCCATGATCATCATCGAACAAGGCGTATACCACGAAAAGCTTTTCTGCGATAAACGCAACGTGCATCTGGTGGGAAGGGGAGAGGTGGTCATCAGCAATTCCGACGGCGCAAAAGAGAAAATTGATGTACTTCCCAAGCGGGGTACGTTTCGCTCCTATACTGCTTTTTTCAGTGGTGAATTCCTGAGAATGGAACATGTTACCATACAGAACAACGCCGGGGCGGGAAGTGAGGCGGGGCAGGGGGTAGCCCTGTATCTCGATGTCGACTGTTCCTACCTCACCGATGTCCGTCTTTTAGGCTGCCAGGATACCCTTTTTGTCGCTCCGCTTCCAGAGAGGGAGCGCGAAGCGAATGGGTTTTATGGACCGCGATGCTTTGCCAAACGCAAGCTGAATACGCTTTTTTTCGACCAGGGGTATATCCAAGGCGACGTCGATTTCATTTTCGGGGGTGCTGATGCACTCTTTCGGCATACGGAGATTTGCAGTAGTGCAACAGGCTTTGTGACGGCCCCCTCGACATGCAAAAAAGATATTGGTTTGGTGTTCGATCATTGTACCTTCACAGCTAAAGAGTCTGTCCCGCCCGAATCGGTGTACTTGATGCGTCCTTGGAGGGAAGAAGGCAAGGCAGCCTTCTTGTCGTGTACCCTCGGTGACCATATCAACAAGAAACTACGCATCGATTGGCCCGGCCATGAAGGCCTTGGTGAGGGGACCCTCAGCTGTCATCAATGTCATTATACAGACCAAGGCCGTACCGATAAGGCTTTCGAGCTTTCCAGCATCCAGGCGATCTCGCTTTTGGATGCCATCGAGCAACGCTGCAAAGTATTCCACCAAAGCCTCTACGGGGATGTGTGACATCCCATGTCTGAGCAGGTGCCGAACTTTCCTCTCTGTCATGCCTGCTGCATCTGGATGGCAACGTATGCCACCAATACAACCAAGAGAGATATGATGAAGCCGTGAAGCATCGGGCCTGCCCCTCCTTTTCTCATATCCCGCAAACTGGTATTCAGCCCGATCGCCGCAAGAGCGGTAACCATGCAGAACTTGCTGAGATGTTTCATGCCCGAGGCGATGGCCTCAGGTATGAAGCCAAGGCTGTTGAGGCCTGCCATACACAAAAAGAGAAGGATGAAGTAGGGGATAATTGCGGTAATCTTACCGTTCTTCAAATCTGTATCGGCGGCTTTATGAGCACTATGGAATTGGATGGCACTGAAGATCAACACCGTAGGGATGATCGCCAACGTGCGGGTGAGTTTTACCATTACGGCAAAATCGCCGGCCCGTTCACTGAACGTATAGCCGGCGGCTACCACCGATGAGGTATCGTTGACTGCAGTACCGGCCCACAGCCCATATGCTGTGTCGCTCATCCCCAGCCAGGTCCCGAGCAAGGGGAATACAACAATCATCACCATGTCGAAAATGAACGTTGCACTCATGGCAAATGCGATATCCCGGTCCTCTGCCTCAATGACGGGTGCAATTGCTGCAATGGCCGATCCCCCGCAGATGCCGGTTCCCGCTGAGATGAGATTGGACATTTTCCAATTGAGATGGAACGCTTTTCCCACAAAATATCCAACGCCGAAACACGTGGTCAGGGTAAAGACCATGATAAACAGCGACATTCTTCCAACCTGCATGATGGTGGAGATGTTCAAGCTCGCCCCTAACAGGATAATGGCAAATTTAAGCAGTTTCTTTGAGGAGAATGCTATTCCCTTTTGGTATTCAGGGTCGGGCTTTCTGATGGTGTGAAGGAGCATCCCGATGAATAGTGCAAGTACTGAAGCGCTGATAATTCCCTCGGGCAACAGTCCCTCAATCCATTTTGCCGAACAGGCAATCATGGTGGCGAGGAAAAGACCCGGTGCATATGCCTGTATTGTTTCGTTTGTAGTCATGTTGACTTCCTTGGTAGTGGTGTTGGAGTTGATGATAGTTACAATCGATGATAAAATCTAATGAAATATTACAATACTTCAATTCCAAAAAGTTATCAAAAGGATACATGTATGGAAACTCGGTTACGAACATTTCTATCGCTGTGCAAAACCATGAATTACCGTGAGACTGCTTCTCTTGTGAACCTGACACAGCCGGCGGTAACCAAGCAGATACAGTCGCTCCAAGAGGAATACAACGTCAAGCTATTCAACTATACCGGGCGTACGCTTACGCTTACCGAGCAAGGATTGCTTCTCAAGCACTATGCAGAATCGCACTATTATAATGAAACTGAGTTGCTTCGGCTTCTTTGCCGAACGGAGAAGCGGGTGTTACGTCTTGGTGCCACAAAAAGCATCGGCGATAGTGTATTGGATGCGTATCTGAAAAGGTATTTACAGGACGAATCCCAAAACCTGTCGCTGATCGTGGAAAACACCACCAATCTTTTTAGTCTTCTGGAAGCTTCAGCTTTGGATTTTATTGTGGTAGAGGGCCTTTTTCAGAAAGAAAACTATGATTTTCGCCTTTTACGGCGTGAACGCTTCGTCGGTCTTTGTTCCAGCAGCCACCCTTTTGCTGGAAAGAGTATTCGGTTTGAAGAGCTGCGCGATCACAACCTCCTGCTGAGGGAACAGGGTTCGGGAACAAGAAACATCTTTGAGCAGGAGTTGCAATCTCACGGGTATAATCTGTCCATATTCAGCCGGGTGACAGAAATATCGAGTTTCCAACCTTTGAAAAAGTTGGTTTCCCAAGGTCTTGGTATCAGCTTTGTCTACCAATCAATCGCACAAGTCGATGAGAATCTCGCCCAATTCACCGTTGAGGGTATGGTCGAAGAGCACGAATTCACCATAGTCTGGCTGAAAAATACAACCGCCTTGCACTATGTAGATGCATTTTTCCAGAAGCAGGAAAACGACAACCAGTGAATCTCCTGCCTGCACACCATACAAGTAACCATGCAAGTGAGGATACAAGTCAGAGTGCAAGGTACATCTTAGTTGGATCGAACTCGATACTGCTGTAATCGGCTGTTCGGCTTATCAGGAATGGTCATTTCTACCAGTCCCAACTCCAGGGCAGGATGCAGGTACACCCGCATGAATGATTGACGGTTTGCAAGATGCAGTGCCTGCATGATTTCCTTTGCGGTTAGCGTTCGGTTGCCTATCGATGCAAGCAGCTTTTCCAGAAAGGGGGAAAGAAGATCAGTTGAAGGGCCCAGTTCGTCCAGTGCCTGATCAATGGCGCTTAGCATGAATGTGACAAACGGGGCACAGTTGTTCATCGCAGTCGAGGCATTGATGGCGTCATAGTATTGTTGTTGTCGATTCTTCACTATTTCCTCTACTGCCAGGTACGAGAAAAGTGGATTCCAGGTTGAGAGCAGCAGAGTCTGCCACATGCGACCCATGCGGCCATTTCCATCGGAAAAGGGATGAATGTATTCAAACTCATAGTGGAAGATTGCACTTTTTATAAGCATTGGATATGCAGATGCCTTCACCCATGCAAGCAGATCGGCAATGAGATGCGGCACCAACGATGCAGGAGGTGCGATGTGGATTACTTGTTGTTCCTTCATAACGCCGACTGAGCCTGTCCGGAAGATTCCTGATTCAGCAACCAATCCTTTGGTCAGCATGCCGTGAAGGCCGAGCATGTCATCCATGCTGTACGGGTTCTTGGAATAGAGCACCTGATACGAGGCAATCGCATTTTGCACCTCCAGCACATCCTTGTTCGGTCCTGCAATGTGTTTCCCGTTCACCAAGGCTGTTACCTGCTCCAACGTAAGAGTATTTGCCTCGATTGCCAAAGAGCCCTGAATGGTTTTTGCAAGATTATCGCGTCTGAGTTTGGGAGAGGCAACATTGAAATTCAGCTGGTGGGAAAATGCATGCAGTTTCTCAAGGATTGCGGCCGTCAACGTAAGAATGGTATTGTCCGAGATAAAGACTGGCTGATATTTCTGCATTTTCTCCCTCCTACGTCAGACTACTACATGACTGAGAGACCAGCAACTGCCGAGTAAAAAAAGAAGCAGCCAGATTTCTCTGACTGCTTAAGAGCGAAAGACGGGACTTGAACCCGCGACATCCACCTTGGCAAGGTGGAGCTCTACCACTGAGCTACTTTCGCAAAAAACCTACCATTCGTCAGACAGCCCTTCCGGATTGTCCTTTGCGAGAGAGGGGACTTGAACCCCTACACCGTAAGGTACCAGATCCTAAGTCTGGCGTGTCTGCCAATTTCACCACTCTCGCGGTGCATGCCTTGCCCCATTCGAGGTTCGCCATGTTTTGAGCCGCAAAGGGATCGAACCTTTGACCCGCAGATTAAGAGTCTGCTGCTCTACCAGCTGAGCTAGCGGCCCATGACAAAATACAATTTCAAAAACCAAAACCAAAACCAATGCGCCCGGAAGGATTCGAACCTTCGACCTACGGATTCGAAGTCCGGCGCTCTATCCAGCTGAGCTACGAGCGCGTTCACGACCCGATCAAGGGTGAGAGACGGGGCTCGAACCCGCAACAGCCAGATCCACAATCTGGTGCTCTACCATTGAACTACTCCCACCATGGTAGCTGAAGCAGTGGTTACTCACCAGTGCGTTTCAACGTTGCATACTATGCCCTAAAGACTTTTGTTTGTCAACAACCCTTGTTGAAATTTTGCAAAATTTTGAGGTATGCAAGGCAACTGTTTTTCCCGCAATCAATTGCCTATTTGCCCTTTTTGCGCTCTTGCTCTTTCCAGGGCTTATTTGAAATCGGCATGGACAAAGGCCAGGTGATGGTTCCATGCCAAAGAACGGTTGGCCAGAAGTTCATTGAGCTTAGCCTCAAGTGCTTGTGATTCGACAGCAATACCCAGTTTCTCAAAAGCGGGGGTGTAAGAGACCGTCATATAGCGCTGTATGTCCTCAGGGCTCATCATCCTCTGCTCAGCCAAATCGAGAGAGGTACTTACCACTTTCAGCCCCTCTTCTTCAAACATTTCCTGCAAGTAGTGCTCATCCCAGTTGGTCAGTGCGTTGTCAGGCTCGCTGTACAGCACTTTTTCAGCCTGTCTGAACAAGTCCTGCAAATCAGGGGGGAGGAAGTCTGAAAGTCGTGATCCTTTGCACGGAACACTTTCACAGATATGCAACGAGCCTTGTTTGCTAAGACGTGAGACCAAGGCAGTACACAGTTCTCTCTCCTGTCTTGCACGAGAGAATACATTACGGCCGAGAATGACCTCAAAACGTAGATCTTTCTGAAGTGTGTTCAATAGCTTCTTCAGCTCGATGGCATGGACATGCGGTTTTTCCAAATCAGGAAGGGAATCAGCATAGTGGTTTATATGGTCAAGCTGGTCCTTTGTTCGCACTTGGGCGACAACCAACCCCTCAGCAGTCTTACGGTATGCTTCCCAAACCAACAGCCCATGCCCGGCATTGCAGACCAACACCCGGTCGCTTCGACGGAATTTCACCGGTTCATACAAGGTGGAACGAATGGTAGCCAACAGCTTTCCCCGTTCACTTACCGTGCGATTCACCCATTGCTGGCGTTGCTTGTCACCCGGGGAGAAGGTAAGGTTTTCTACGAATGCATCCACTTCAACACTCTCAAGCTGTTGCTCACGGTGACGTTGTACCTTTTCTTGGATGGTGCTCTCATAGCCTTGATTGCTCGGTTGATAATACACCTTGCCTTGCAGGCCTGAAGGAAGATATTGCTGGGCAACCCAGTGGTCTTGATAGGAGTGGGGATATAGGTATCCCTGGCCATGACCGAAGCCCTTGGCATCGCGGCTTGCATCACGCAGATGATTGGGCACCTCATCCTGAGCCTGCTGCTCGACGCCCTTGAGGGCATCGAAGAATGCAAGGGTAGAGTTGCTTTTCTCCGCAGTTGCCAGATACAGGGCTGCATGGGTGAGGTGGAACCTCCCCTCCGGCAGGCCGATGCGTTCAAAAGCCTGCGCGTCCGCTTCCACTACGACGATTGCATTGGGGTCGGCAAGCCCGACATCCTCGCAAGAACTGATAAGCATGCGACGGAAGATGAATTTTGGGTCTTCTCCTGCACTGATCATACGTGCCAGCCAGTAAAGGGTTGCATCGGGATCGCTTCCCCGAATGCTTTTGATGAAAGCGCTGATCACATCGAAGTGATAGTCTCCTTCCTTGTCGTACAATACTGCCTTTCGCTGGATGGATTGCTCAGCAGCATCCTTGGAAATATGGATGGCATTCCCATTTTTTGGGGGAAACGAATCACCTGAGGTCTCGACCGCCAACTGCAGGGCATTGAGCAGGCTTCGTGCATCACCGTTGGCAACTTCACAAAGGTGCTCCAGCGCCCCGGTTTCGAATGTCACC contains the following coding sequences:
- a CDS encoding GNAT family N-acetyltransferase — encoded protein: MKIEAIEHKLQDGTIVQLRSLENTDAPLAIAYVATMYSSSRFLAREIEEWVITVDEETAWIEKANSDDKRVIIGAMSGGQLIGLCDFAPVASMKRMAHRAQCGLSVAPEFQHKGIGTLLMQTLLQTARQAGYEQMELEVVSLNHKAIDLYKKLNFSKCGTIEYGMKYKDGTYGDLDIMMHRLV
- a CDS encoding Fic family protein, encoding MQKYQPVFISDNTILTLTAAILEKLHAFSHQLNFNVASPKLRRDNLAKTIQGSLAIEANTLTLEQVTALVNGKHIAGPNKDVLEVQNAIASYQVLYSKNPYSMDDMLGLHGMLTKGLVAESGIFRTGSVGVMKEQQVIHIAPPASLVPHLIADLLAWVKASAYPMLIKSAIFHYEFEYIHPFSDGNGRMGRMWQTLLLSTWNPLFSYLAVEEIVKNRQQQYYDAINASTAMNNCAPFVTFMLSAIDQALDELGPSTDLLSPFLEKLLASIGNRTLTAKEIMQALHLANRQSFMRVYLHPALELGLVEMTIPDKPNSRLQQYRVRSN
- a CDS encoding LysR family transcriptional regulator — translated: METRLRTFLSLCKTMNYRETASLVNLTQPAVTKQIQSLQEEYNVKLFNYTGRTLTLTEQGLLLKHYAESHYYNETELLRLLCRTEKRVLRLGATKSIGDSVLDAYLKRYLQDESQNLSLIVENTTNLFSLLEASALDFIVVEGLFQKENYDFRLLRRERFVGLCSSSHPFAGKSIRFEELRDHNLLLREQGSGTRNIFEQELQSHGYNLSIFSRVTEISSFQPLKKLVSQGLGISFVYQSIAQVDENLAQFTVEGMVEEHEFTIVWLKNTTALHYVDAFFQKQENDNQ
- a CDS encoding YeiH family protein; the encoded protein is MTTNETIQAYAPGLFLATMIACSAKWIEGLLPEGIISASVLALFIGMLLHTIRKPDPEYQKGIAFSSKKLLKFAIILLGASLNISTIMQVGRMSLFIMVFTLTTCFGVGYFVGKAFHLNWKMSNLISAGTGICGGSAIAAIAPVIEAEDRDIAFAMSATFIFDMVMIVVFPLLGTWLGMSDTAYGLWAGTAVNDTSSVVAAGYTFSERAGDFAVMVKLTRTLAIIPTVLIFSAIQFHSAHKAADTDLKNGKITAIIPYFILLFLCMAGLNSLGFIPEAIASGMKHLSKFCMVTALAAIGLNTSLRDMRKGGAGPMLHGFIISLLVVLVAYVAIQMQQA
- a CDS encoding AAA family ATPase, with the translated sequence MNLFTEASEKDQLANQPLAYRMRPRTLDEYIGQDAIIGAGRLLRRAIQADQLSSVIFYGPPGTGKTTLARVIANTTKRHFSTLNAVLSGVKELRYEIEEARQRLELYNRGTILFIDEVHRWNKSQQDALLPWVENGTVILIGATTENPYFEVNAALVSRSRIFQLKSLDTDDLLAIAKQALADKERGYGNYQVTFETGALEHLCEVANGDARSLLNALQLAVETSGDSFPPKNGNAIHISKDAAEQSIQRKAVLYDKEGDYHFDVISAFIKSIRGSDPDATLYWLARMISAGEDPKFIFRRMLISSCEDVGLADPNAIVVVEADAQAFERIGLPEGRFHLTHAALYLATAEKSNSTLAFFDALKGVEQQAQDEVPNHLRDASRDAKGFGHGQGYLYPHSYQDHWVAQQYLPSGLQGKVYYQPSNQGYESTIQEKVQRHREQQLESVEVDAFVENLTFSPGDKQRQQWVNRTVSERGKLLATIRSTLYEPVKFRRSDRVLVCNAGHGLLVWEAYRKTAEGLVVAQVRTKDQLDHINHYADSLPDLEKPHVHAIELKKLLNTLQKDLRFEVILGRNVFSRARQERELCTALVSRLSKQGSLHICESVPCKGSRLSDFLPPDLQDLFRQAEKVLYSEPDNALTNWDEHYLQEMFEEEGLKVVSTSLDLAEQRMMSPEDIQRYMTVSYTPAFEKLGIAVESQALEAKLNELLANRSLAWNHHLAFVHADFK
- a CDS encoding pectinesterase family protein, which translates into the protein MNTLTVDQSGKGHYCSIQEALDAVPYAEQAMIIIEQGVYHEKLFCDKRNVHLVGRGEVVISNSDGAKEKIDVLPKRGTFRSYTAFFSGEFLRMEHVTIQNNAGAGSEAGQGVALYLDVDCSYLTDVRLLGCQDTLFVAPLPEREREANGFYGPRCFAKRKLNTLFFDQGYIQGDVDFIFGGADALFRHTEICSSATGFVTAPSTCKKDIGLVFDHCTFTAKESVPPESVYLMRPWREEGKAAFLSCTLGDHINKKLRIDWPGHEGLGEGTLSCHQCHYTDQGRTDKAFELSSIQAISLLDAIEQRCKVFHQSLYGDV
- a CDS encoding arsenate reductase family protein, whose protein sequence is MTIFCYPNCSTCKRAIAYLESNGISYSYRNIQTQRPDKRELEAIIRQSGKDSKKFFNTSGQVYRSLALKEKLSHLKDDQILELLSSDGMLVKRPLLVCEQGVLVGFKESEWDAFFIRRGDAS